The following proteins come from a genomic window of Candidatus Thiodiazotropha sp. CDECU1:
- a CDS encoding GspH/FimT family pseudopilin, protein MRQTFIKGFTLIEVMLTLVVLALLVSLTPPLFQKAFPSLKLKAATRDLAQEIRYIQQTAILTGVPSKVQFDLQNNAYQSDHVNGGEVRHLPDGLNFASDNSRSSAIGESVMVLEFFPDGSSSGGLLILDNGGRRFAISVDWLTSRVRVVDPQELKANEPLQV, encoded by the coding sequence ATGAGGCAGACATTTATCAAGGGCTTTACCCTTATCGAAGTGATGTTGACGCTGGTGGTGTTGGCGCTGCTGGTCAGCCTGACACCACCGCTGTTTCAAAAGGCATTCCCCTCCCTGAAACTCAAGGCTGCGACACGGGATCTGGCCCAGGAGATTCGCTATATCCAGCAAACCGCAATTCTCACCGGCGTGCCATCGAAGGTACAGTTCGATCTGCAAAACAATGCCTATCAAAGCGATCATGTCAACGGTGGTGAAGTCAGGCATCTGCCTGATGGATTGAATTTTGCCTCGGATAACTCTCGATCATCGGCAATTGGCGAGTCGGTTATGGTGCTTGAATTCTTCCCGGACGGCAGTTCAAGTGGAGGGCTATTGATTCTCGATAACGGTGGACGGCGATTTGCGATTAGCGTGGATTGGCTGACGAGTCGGGTCAGAGTCGTTGATCCGCAAGAGTTGAAAGCAAATGAGCCGTTGCAAGTCTAG
- the gspE gene encoding type II secretion system ATPase GspE yields MRQENSQIARENPASEDDAGTLRYLEYPLSVALVEGGRLSATDAERAVRLRENQQSDQSIGTILLQLGLISDRDLAVTLATLCGVPVIEKKAYPDLAHISENISSNFLKQHRLVVFEEQEDHLVAIMVDPTDRYVIDALELISGKQIRLVIGIASEIDEVIQTLFSELMKEEGGDDDGGTEHQLLLDDVEQLKELASEAPVIKMVNQIIQRAVSSKASDIHIEPFENSLKIRYRVDGLLRETESTAVNLAPALISRIKIMANLNIAERRLPQDGRFKVRVHGATLDMRVSTVPTLHGESMVLRLLQRDHVNLDFASLGFDSMLEQRLLEILDRPHGIVVVTGPTGSGKTTSLYAALNYLNRPERKILTVEDPVEYNIEGVNQIQVKPNIGLNFSSALRSIVRQDPDIIMIGEIRDQETAQIAVQSALTGHLVLSSLHTNDAAGSITRFIDMGIEPFLLTSTVNAVVAQRLVRNLCPDCKQPYDPPPEVAARFESFPGGATLYKAVGCEHCSGSGYRGRSAIIEMIELSEGLRSLILQGGDKNALAECAKREGARSMYEDGLLKVMQGITTLEEVLRVTQEN; encoded by the coding sequence GTGAGACAGGAGAACAGCCAGATCGCCAGGGAGAACCCCGCTTCCGAGGATGATGCTGGCACACTCAGATATTTGGAATATCCCCTCTCTGTCGCCCTGGTGGAGGGTGGTCGACTCAGCGCCACTGATGCTGAACGTGCTGTTCGCCTGAGAGAGAATCAGCAGAGTGACCAGTCAATTGGCACCATCCTGTTACAGCTGGGCCTGATTTCCGACCGGGATCTCGCCGTAACCCTGGCCACGCTCTGTGGTGTACCGGTTATCGAAAAGAAGGCCTATCCCGATCTTGCCCATATCAGCGAGAATATCTCTTCCAACTTCCTCAAACAGCACCGCTTGGTGGTGTTTGAGGAGCAGGAGGACCACCTGGTGGCGATCATGGTCGATCCCACCGACCGGTACGTCATCGATGCGCTGGAACTGATCAGCGGCAAGCAGATCAGGTTGGTGATCGGTATCGCCTCCGAGATCGACGAGGTGATCCAGACCCTGTTCAGCGAGCTGATGAAGGAAGAGGGGGGGGATGATGATGGGGGTACGGAACATCAGTTGCTGCTGGATGATGTGGAGCAGCTCAAGGAACTGGCCAGTGAAGCGCCGGTCATCAAGATGGTCAACCAGATTATCCAGCGGGCGGTCTCATCCAAGGCGTCGGATATCCATATCGAGCCCTTCGAAAATAGCCTGAAGATACGCTATCGGGTCGACGGTCTGCTGCGCGAAACCGAATCAACCGCGGTCAACCTGGCCCCGGCACTGATCTCACGCATCAAAATTATGGCCAATCTCAACATCGCGGAACGCCGCCTGCCACAGGATGGGCGTTTCAAGGTCAGGGTGCACGGCGCCACCCTGGATATGCGTGTCTCCACCGTGCCCACGCTGCATGGCGAGAGCATGGTGCTCAGATTACTCCAGCGGGATCATGTGAATCTCGATTTTGCCAGCCTCGGTTTTGACAGCATGCTCGAGCAACGGCTATTGGAGATACTCGATCGTCCCCACGGTATCGTGGTGGTGACCGGTCCTACCGGCAGTGGTAAGACCACTTCTCTATACGCCGCGCTCAACTATCTCAATCGACCGGAACGAAAGATCCTCACGGTGGAGGATCCGGTGGAATACAACATCGAAGGGGTCAATCAGATCCAGGTCAAGCCGAACATCGGCCTCAACTTCAGCTCTGCCCTGCGGTCCATCGTGCGCCAGGATCCGGACATCATCATGATAGGTGAGATTCGTGATCAGGAGACCGCGCAGATCGCCGTCCAGTCGGCGCTTACCGGACACCTGGTCCTCTCCTCGCTGCATACCAATGATGCGGCCGGCAGTATCACCCGGTTTATTGATATGGGAATCGAGCCATTCCTGCTGACCTCAACGGTGAATGCCGTGGTGGCGCAACGCCTGGTTAGAAACCTCTGTCCCGATTGCAAGCAGCCCTATGATCCTCCACCGGAGGTGGCGGCGCGCTTCGAGTCATTCCCGGGTGGAGCGACCCTTTATAAGGCTGTAGGTTGTGAGCACTGCAGTGGCAGTGGATATCGTGGGCGTAGCGCGATTATCGAAATGATCGAGCTGTCGGAGGGATTACGCTCGCTGATTCTGCAGGGCGGGGATAAGAATGCTCTGGCTGAATGCGCAAAACGCGAGGGTGCCCGTTCCATGTACGAGGATGGTTTGTTAAAAGTGATGCAGGGTATCACCACCCTTGAAGAGGTGCTGAGAGTCACTCAGGAGAACTGA
- a CDS encoding type II secretion system F family protein, protein MASFQYKAVGADGEVVEGELQAVSRDHAVNQIHLKGQVPIRIEENRQKSRRTTPRSFQRKSVSIDQIASFTRELATLLKSGQPLDGALSILISIAGADSLFSQHLTSIRDSLKGGNSFADALAKEAGLFNNFYVQMVRAGESGGALESVLARLAVHLERAKEVRSSLISALIYPAILLFVAITSILILLTYVIPQFSELFSDMGQALPMSTRITMGIAGFLQDYGWLMALLTILLIFYFKWQMSRRSSAKRWHARLLLLPIIGPIIQQVEAARFCRTLGTLLENGVPMLKSVAIVKDTISNHVIADGMDQVVSNLKSGQRLADPLTEHAQFPPFALQMIRVGEESGQLESMLMQTAEILDQETQTLIKRALSLVEPVMILVLGLIIAGVVMSILVAILGVNSLVAL, encoded by the coding sequence ATGGCCTCGTTTCAATATAAGGCTGTCGGTGCGGATGGTGAGGTGGTGGAGGGTGAGCTGCAGGCGGTCAGCCGTGATCATGCGGTCAACCAGATTCACCTCAAGGGCCAAGTACCGATCCGCATCGAGGAGAATCGACAAAAGAGCCGGCGTACAACACCCAGGAGTTTTCAGCGAAAATCGGTCTCTATCGACCAGATCGCATCATTCACCCGGGAATTGGCAACCCTGCTGAAGTCGGGCCAACCCCTCGATGGGGCGTTATCGATCCTCATCTCCATTGCAGGTGCGGATTCCCTGTTCAGTCAACACCTGACCAGTATTCGGGATAGTCTGAAGGGCGGCAACTCCTTTGCCGATGCCTTGGCGAAAGAGGCGGGGCTGTTCAATAACTTCTACGTGCAGATGGTAAGGGCAGGGGAGTCCGGGGGTGCATTGGAGAGTGTCCTGGCACGATTGGCAGTACATCTGGAGCGGGCCAAGGAAGTACGCAGTTCACTCATATCGGCGCTGATCTACCCAGCGATCCTGCTGTTTGTGGCGATCACCTCGATTCTGATTCTACTCACCTATGTGATCCCCCAGTTCAGTGAACTGTTCAGTGATATGGGACAGGCCCTGCCGATGTCGACCCGCATTACCATGGGGATTGCCGGATTCCTGCAGGATTACGGTTGGCTGATGGCCTTGCTGACGATTCTGTTGATCTTCTATTTCAAGTGGCAGATGAGTCGCAGATCGAGCGCCAAGCGATGGCATGCCAGACTGCTGCTGTTACCGATCATTGGACCGATCATCCAACAGGTGGAAGCGGCGCGATTCTGCCGTACCCTGGGAACCTTGCTTGAGAATGGCGTGCCGATGCTTAAATCGGTGGCAATCGTGAAGGATACCATCAGCAACCATGTGATTGCCGATGGCATGGATCAGGTTGTGAGCAACCTGAAATCGGGACAGCGCCTGGCCGATCCCCTTACAGAGCATGCCCAGTTCCCCCCCTTTGCCTTGCAGATGATTCGGGTGGGTGAGGAGTCCGGACAGTTGGAATCGATGCTGATGCAGACCGCGGAGATTCTCGATCAGGAGACACAAACCCTGATCAAGCGCGCATTGAGCCTGGTGGAACCGGTGATGATACTGGTGCTTGGCCTGATCATCGCGGGTGTCGTGATGTCGATTCTGGTGGCTATCCTGGGCGTGAATTCATTGGTAGCACTATGA
- a CDS encoding sensor histidine kinase — MANNIDENAKVYGADYQLAKRYGVTSFIAIILIAAIILLLFRYESSRIIQESAKQSNESLTIATEYALNDHFVMYLNLIKLNKKKRGEMPFDPLLARAIHKMIKNTNVDRVKLYDTKGQVAYSSDPKAYDDDDEDNDGFKSAMAGFPRTVLNYRDSFTLFSDNDKDVNLVQTFVPIRVDDNSPVLGVMEIYYDISDYISHAMRTIIILMLTTLLLMLFLYTFLLMHIKRSERIIEDQNRITREKKALLEFLTAKMINAQEDEKKRIAFDLHEDVVQTLSGVKMQLEKYMLTLDQQEEEGEVNQISTEIVPMLQNAAHKIRSVAIDLRPPSLDDFGLKAALNSLVSECHTEMTGLEVVVEFLVEEEDISTERKAILYRLVKEILKAICFDQQMTGKVRFVFERITGGLSMTAAVASEQLSDLDDADMPEYLNLMEERSILSGGEFSRKPKYGNTFEVRSVWEL, encoded by the coding sequence ATGGCCAACAATATTGATGAAAACGCCAAGGTCTATGGAGCGGACTATCAACTTGCCAAGCGCTACGGTGTCACGAGTTTTATCGCCATTATCCTGATCGCCGCCATCATCCTTCTCCTTTTCCGTTACGAATCATCACGCATTATTCAAGAGTCTGCGAAACAGAGCAACGAATCGCTGACCATTGCCACTGAGTATGCGCTTAATGATCACTTTGTGATGTACCTGAATCTTATCAAGCTCAACAAAAAGAAACGGGGTGAGATGCCATTCGATCCTTTGCTCGCGCGTGCCATACATAAAATGATCAAGAACACCAATGTGGACAGGGTAAAGCTGTACGACACAAAAGGGCAAGTGGCGTACTCCTCCGATCCGAAAGCCTACGATGATGATGACGAAGACAACGATGGTTTTAAATCAGCCATGGCAGGCTTTCCGCGAACTGTTTTAAATTATCGTGACAGTTTTACACTTTTCAGCGACAACGATAAGGATGTCAATCTGGTGCAGACGTTTGTCCCAATTCGGGTAGATGATAACTCACCAGTACTGGGAGTAATGGAGATCTATTACGATATCAGCGACTACATCAGTCATGCGATGAGAACAATCATTATCCTGATGTTGACAACTTTGTTGCTGATGCTTTTTCTGTATACCTTTCTGCTGATGCATATCAAACGGTCTGAAAGGATAATTGAAGATCAGAACCGGATCACGAGAGAGAAAAAGGCGCTACTGGAATTTCTCACTGCCAAGATGATTAACGCTCAGGAAGATGAGAAGAAGCGCATAGCATTCGATCTGCATGAAGATGTGGTGCAGACCCTGTCCGGCGTCAAGATGCAGCTGGAAAAATATATGTTGACTCTCGATCAGCAGGAAGAAGAGGGTGAGGTCAACCAAATCTCCACGGAAATCGTACCAATGCTGCAGAACGCTGCCCATAAAATAAGATCGGTGGCAATCGATCTACGTCCGCCGAGTCTTGACGATTTTGGTCTGAAGGCGGCACTGAACTCATTGGTTTCAGAGTGCCATACTGAGATGACAGGCCTAGAGGTAGTGGTCGAGTTCTTAGTCGAGGAAGAAGATATCTCTACAGAGCGTAAAGCGATTCTGTATCGCCTGGTTAAGGAAATATTGAAGGCGATCTGTTTTGATCAACAAATGACTGGCAAGGTGCGATTCGTTTTTGAGCGGATTACCGGTGGGCTTAGTATGACTGCAGCGGTTGCCAGTGAACAGCTCAGTGATCTTGATGATGCAGACATGCCGGAATATTTAAACCTGATGGAAGAGAGGTCGATTCTGTCCGGCGGTGAATTTTCCAGAAAACCTAAATATGGTAATACCTTTGAAGTGAGGTCAGTATGGGAGTTATGA
- the gspD gene encoding type II secretion system secretin GspD, translating into MSKREHNLLTRLLPMVVSLLLVSCAQQPEIDQTSDGSRVITPYPTERPPVTVSGDDDEQELVLSQQAVQEPEFFVREGSGRFLKQGQSTKKTAQPARGDITLNFEGVDLREVVKVIFEEILRENYLIDDKVQGQVTIHTTYPVSTDAVLPILENILQMNGAVMVRNGALYKILPAADLKGMALKPSVGQGKARMKAGQGVQIVPLRYITATEMKKVLESFASPTEQIRIDKGRNLLILTGSFQKINNLLQTIEMFDVDWLSGMSFALIPLKATDAKTITDELKHIVGEGEASPLAGMIKLIPIDRLNAVMVISQQPRYIKDVRRLISQFDQGSDKSPDRRLYVYHLKNGKAENIAAILQNIFGNEVSTPASSGGLSSSDPLLRSNVRSPTTTGIDLKNSNADSQAALTKDQPVATAAATTTAGIASSASQGGSDATATIIADPDNNAILVMASPKDYQKIKATINRLDVSPKQVLIEATIAEVQLSDNLSYGVRWFFNGSTGSGRPYKGALGTLPGDVSGGDGFSLGLFNNASDLKVFFDILETESSVKFLSAPQIMVIDNQTASFRVGDQIPIVTRSSQSTTDPDAPIVSEVQFRDTGTLLQVTPRINEGGMVTLEVSQEVSTPGTAPAIGGGGNVSISQRTIESTVIVHDGQTVVLGGLIRESSSGGKTGIPGLMHIPLVGNLFGSTTKDVSRTELIVTLTPKVVRNPQEAYDISQELREKIRDAALFHDDFQRRRASSK; encoded by the coding sequence ATGAGCAAGAGAGAACACAATCTGCTGACTCGGCTTTTGCCAATGGTAGTGTCACTACTGTTGGTATCATGCGCCCAGCAACCCGAAATCGATCAAACATCCGATGGCAGCAGAGTGATAACTCCCTATCCGACGGAGAGGCCACCGGTCACTGTTTCCGGCGATGATGATGAACAGGAGTTGGTGCTTTCCCAGCAGGCCGTGCAGGAGCCTGAGTTCTTTGTTCGCGAGGGAAGTGGCAGGTTTCTCAAACAGGGGCAGTCGACTAAAAAAACAGCTCAGCCGGCGCGTGGCGATATCACGCTTAATTTTGAAGGCGTGGATCTGCGTGAAGTGGTCAAGGTCATCTTCGAGGAGATACTGCGGGAAAACTATCTGATCGATGACAAGGTTCAGGGTCAGGTGACCATCCATACAACCTACCCGGTCAGCACCGATGCGGTATTGCCGATTCTTGAGAATATCCTGCAGATGAACGGTGCTGTGATGGTGCGCAACGGCGCACTCTACAAAATCCTGCCCGCTGCAGATCTGAAGGGCATGGCCCTGAAACCATCGGTCGGTCAGGGTAAGGCCAGGATGAAGGCGGGCCAGGGGGTGCAGATAGTGCCCTTGAGATATATCACGGCCACCGAAATGAAGAAGGTATTGGAGAGCTTCGCCTCTCCCACGGAACAGATCCGTATCGATAAAGGCCGGAACCTGCTGATTCTCACCGGCTCCTTCCAGAAGATCAATAATCTGCTGCAGACCATCGAAATGTTCGATGTGGACTGGCTCAGTGGTATGTCATTTGCCTTGATACCGTTAAAGGCCACCGATGCCAAGACCATCACGGATGAGCTTAAACATATTGTTGGGGAAGGCGAGGCGTCACCCCTGGCCGGGATGATCAAGCTGATCCCTATCGATCGCCTGAACGCGGTGATGGTGATCAGTCAGCAGCCCAGGTATATCAAGGACGTGCGCAGATTGATCAGCCAGTTCGATCAGGGTAGTGACAAATCACCCGATCGCCGTCTCTATGTCTATCACCTGAAAAATGGCAAGGCGGAGAATATAGCCGCTATCCTGCAGAATATATTCGGTAATGAGGTTTCAACCCCGGCCTCGTCTGGTGGTTTGAGCAGCAGTGATCCGCTGTTGCGTTCAAATGTCCGTTCCCCCACTACAACCGGGATCGATCTGAAAAACAGCAATGCCGACAGCCAGGCCGCGCTGACCAAGGATCAGCCAGTCGCTACCGCGGCAGCCACCACCACTGCCGGTATAGCCAGCTCGGCGTCCCAAGGTGGATCGGACGCCACGGCGACCATCATCGCCGATCCGGATAACAACGCTATTCTGGTGATGGCCAGTCCGAAGGATTATCAGAAGATCAAAGCAACCATCAACCGCTTGGATGTGTCGCCCAAGCAGGTGCTTATCGAAGCGACCATCGCCGAGGTGCAGTTGAGCGACAATCTGAGTTACGGGGTGCGTTGGTTCTTCAATGGCTCCACAGGGAGCGGTCGGCCCTATAAAGGCGCATTGGGCACCCTGCCCGGCGATGTATCCGGTGGCGATGGATTTTCCCTGGGGCTCTTCAACAACGCCAGCGACCTGAAGGTATTCTTCGATATCCTGGAGACCGAGTCCTCGGTGAAGTTTCTCTCGGCACCGCAGATTATGGTCATCGACAATCAGACGGCCAGTTTCCGGGTGGGTGACCAGATACCAATCGTGACCCGTTCATCCCAGAGTACTACCGATCCCGATGCCCCGATTGTGTCAGAGGTACAGTTCCGGGATACCGGCACCCTATTGCAGGTCACACCACGTATCAATGAAGGTGGGATGGTCACCCTCGAGGTCAGCCAGGAGGTCAGTACCCCGGGTACCGCCCCGGCTATCGGAGGTGGTGGCAATGTCTCCATTTCCCAGCGCACCATTGAGAGTACTGTCATCGTCCACGATGGTCAGACAGTGGTCCTGGGCGGCCTGATTCGCGAAAGCAGCTCTGGTGGCAAAACTGGGATCCCAGGTTTGATGCATATTCCCCTGGTTGGTAACCTCTTTGGCAGCACCACCAAGGATGTCAGCCGTACCGAGTTGATCGTGACATTGACTCCAAAGGTGGTACGCAACCCACAAGAGGCCTACGATATATCTCAGGAACTGCGAGAAAAGATCCGCGACGCCGCACTGTTTCACGATGACTTTCAACGGCGTCGGGCATCCAGCAAGTAA
- a CDS encoding SCO family protein, translated as MMSKKAWRSETLNNSLRFMLKTLVFSCVLSTSLNGVAEELPSIAKSENDKPSFIPPFKMDCVTKPTKSPTLGERFKLVANMDDHSHHDHAKHMKMMESRNYKLNSASYSVPDVELTSHRGEQKRLSDVLNSDKPIMLNFIFTTCTTICPVLSASFHQVQEILGEESDRVDMVSITIDPDYDTPEQLMKYSKRFKAGDQWQFFTGSYQDVVMVEKAFDIFRGSKMNHEPITLIRDRNGEQWTRINGLASAEDIVKEYRKITAGSQ; from the coding sequence ATGATGTCGAAAAAAGCGTGGAGAAGTGAGACGTTAAACAATAGTTTACGTTTCATGCTAAAGACTCTGGTGTTCTCATGTGTACTATCCACTTCGCTGAATGGAGTCGCAGAGGAGCTACCGAGCATCGCGAAGTCTGAAAATGACAAGCCGAGCTTCATCCCGCCATTCAAAATGGACTGCGTAACGAAACCGACCAAAAGCCCGACTCTTGGTGAGCGCTTCAAGCTGGTAGCAAACATGGATGACCATTCCCATCATGACCATGCCAAGCATATGAAAATGATGGAGAGCAGGAACTATAAGCTGAATTCTGCGAGTTACTCAGTTCCTGATGTGGAGTTGACTTCGCACAGAGGAGAACAGAAGCGATTGTCTGATGTGCTGAATAGCGATAAGCCGATCATGTTGAATTTCATATTTACCACCTGCACGACCATCTGCCCTGTCCTTTCGGCCAGTTTTCACCAGGTTCAGGAGATTCTCGGGGAAGAGAGCGACAGGGTTGATATGGTCTCGATTACTATCGATCCTGATTACGATACGCCGGAACAGCTGATGAAGTATTCGAAACGGTTTAAGGCCGGTGATCAATGGCAGTTCTTTACAGGAAGCTACCAGGATGTGGTAATGGTGGAGAAGGCCTTTGATATCTTCCGTGGTTCAAAAATGAACCATGAACCAATCACCCTCATACGCGATCGAAACGGGGAACAGTGGACTCGTATCAATGGCCTGGCCAGTGCTGAGGATATTGTAAAAGAATACCGTAAAATAACAGCAGGAAGCCAATGA
- a CDS encoding Calx-beta domain-containing protein, giving the protein MLKRLFTAVIWAGLFYLPVLNGAAGLTADVDKLAAQIKHTSTIPVIVKFKKEYNINDFRDIINKKHQYEPALGKSQSRQKKIFRKRLLNGLKEQLAKPKATLVRKLHNHGVKTRLKSLWTINAVALELPADLVPEIAAMAEVEGITIDMRLSMNENRVEGLSTDPLWNLINIRTDQLWQQGVTGEGVTVAIMDSGVELNHPDLIGKWRGGANSWFDPYQQHEQPTDTVGHGTQALGIILGGDESGYQIGMAPEAKWIAAKIFDNANESTLSAIHESFQWILDPDGDPLTDDAPDLVNNSWGFSTTINQCFQEFSEDIQILREAGIGVVFSAGNFGPSDESSISPANDPGAVSVGSVDQSNEIDLLSSRGPGACDGGVFPKLVAPGSLIFTTDLLPNAYNIVSGTSFSAPHVTGAMTLLKSAFPDVSLSQIETALYDSAVDLGETGTDDNYGYGMLDVAAAYALLENAYASNDNSRIEFSESLYSVDEDTQKLIVTVRRSGGSKGEVRVEYTTIEDEAKQGRDYSISKGTLQFHEGETLRSFEVSIHDDEIDEENESFYLALSDVDGNATLGDEAEAKVIILDNDGAGAISFGTVAYAVNESKQQAIIDVIRTEGTTGVVDVEYQLLAKSADAGVDYIADSETIRFRTGETQKQIHIELVDDKLYEGNETFQILLTSVSDGASIAEPASTTVTILDDDPDTDSVSIYLDAVSYEVNESSSKVTLSVIRSGDLETSASVKYTTVDGSATNKADYHAISGTLTFSAGVTRRTLTIEIINDGLYEQESSFTLQLSDASGNTSITNPSAAIIRIIDDDSLPFVSIHTAPSSSSNSLTSGLSKSGAARKKNSKLNQPGNEPGTGSSLKIFDLSLKGYNSGTLLDQLGLHDLKQGSKNQARDDAMEENSENHKGSECGAADSADAGPCSVTSDETETATPTDSQQTPMKAEDSANSEAISETVLSESPAEQP; this is encoded by the coding sequence ATGCTTAAGCGACTTTTTACTGCCGTAATCTGGGCGGGGCTGTTCTATCTGCCCGTGCTCAATGGTGCGGCAGGATTAACTGCGGATGTGGATAAGCTGGCCGCACAAATCAAACACACCTCCACTATACCTGTCATAGTAAAATTTAAAAAAGAATACAATATCAATGACTTTCGCGACATAATTAATAAAAAACATCAATATGAGCCGGCACTTGGCAAGTCACAATCCAGACAAAAAAAGATATTTCGCAAGAGGCTGTTGAACGGCCTCAAAGAACAACTTGCCAAACCCAAAGCGACGCTTGTCAGAAAATTGCACAACCATGGTGTGAAGACACGCCTGAAATCCCTTTGGACCATCAATGCCGTGGCCCTCGAACTGCCTGCCGATCTCGTACCCGAGATCGCCGCAATGGCCGAGGTCGAGGGAATCACAATCGATATGCGATTGAGCATGAACGAGAACCGGGTCGAAGGACTTAGCACCGATCCCCTATGGAATCTCATCAACATCAGGACCGATCAGCTCTGGCAGCAAGGTGTTACTGGTGAAGGTGTCACTGTCGCCATCATGGATTCCGGTGTGGAGCTCAATCACCCCGACCTGATCGGTAAATGGCGCGGCGGTGCGAATAGCTGGTTCGACCCCTATCAGCAACATGAGCAACCCACCGATACAGTGGGCCATGGTACCCAGGCCCTCGGCATCATACTGGGCGGTGATGAGAGCGGCTATCAAATCGGCATGGCACCCGAAGCAAAATGGATTGCCGCAAAGATATTCGATAACGCCAACGAGTCCACACTCAGCGCGATCCATGAATCCTTCCAGTGGATACTCGATCCGGACGGCGACCCGCTCACTGATGACGCCCCCGACCTGGTCAACAATTCATGGGGCTTTTCCACTACCATCAATCAATGTTTCCAGGAGTTCAGCGAGGATATCCAGATACTCCGTGAGGCCGGCATCGGGGTCGTCTTCTCTGCCGGTAACTTCGGTCCTTCCGATGAATCGAGCATCAGCCCGGCCAACGACCCTGGCGCGGTTTCTGTCGGATCGGTGGATCAATCCAATGAAATCGATCTACTCAGCAGCCGCGGCCCCGGGGCCTGTGACGGCGGAGTATTCCCCAAACTGGTTGCCCCTGGCAGCCTGATCTTTACCACAGATCTGCTTCCCAATGCCTATAACATAGTCTCCGGCACCTCATTCTCCGCACCCCATGTGACAGGTGCAATGACACTGCTTAAAAGCGCATTTCCCGATGTATCCCTGTCCCAGATTGAAACAGCACTCTATGACTCTGCAGTCGATCTTGGTGAAACAGGCACAGATGACAATTACGGCTATGGAATGTTGGATGTAGCTGCAGCGTACGCGTTGCTTGAGAATGCCTACGCATCAAATGACAACAGCCGAATCGAATTCAGCGAATCGCTCTATAGCGTGGATGAGGATACCCAAAAACTGATAGTCACTGTGCGACGCTCTGGTGGCAGCAAAGGAGAAGTCAGGGTTGAATACACAACTATCGAGGATGAAGCCAAGCAAGGTCGTGACTACTCCATCAGCAAGGGCACACTGCAATTTCACGAAGGAGAGACACTACGCAGTTTCGAAGTTTCTATTCATGATGATGAAATAGATGAAGAGAACGAATCCTTCTACCTCGCCCTATCGGATGTAGATGGCAACGCCACCCTTGGGGATGAAGCAGAGGCCAAAGTAATTATTCTGGATAATGACGGGGCCGGTGCAATCTCATTCGGTACTGTTGCCTATGCCGTCAACGAATCAAAACAGCAAGCGATCATTGATGTGATACGCACGGAAGGCACTACCGGTGTGGTGGATGTTGAATACCAGCTGCTGGCAAAAAGCGCCGATGCCGGTGTCGACTATATTGCTGATAGCGAAACCATTCGCTTTCGAACGGGAGAAACTCAAAAGCAGATTCACATCGAACTGGTCGATGACAAGCTATATGAAGGCAACGAGACCTTTCAAATACTCCTTACATCAGTCAGTGACGGCGCATCCATTGCTGAACCCGCCTCCACCACAGTCACCATCCTTGATGATGATCCGGACACAGATAGCGTATCCATCTATCTGGATGCAGTCAGTTATGAGGTCAATGAGTCGAGCAGTAAAGTTACATTATCAGTGATTCGATCAGGGGACCTTGAAACCAGTGCATCGGTTAAATATACGACAGTGGACGGGTCTGCAACGAATAAAGCGGACTACCACGCAATAAGCGGCACCCTGACTTTTTCAGCGGGCGTGACACGTCGAACTCTCACTATCGAAATTATAAATGATGGCCTCTATGAACAGGAGAGCAGTTTCACGCTGCAACTCTCTGATGCAAGCGGAAATACCAGCATTACCAATCCATCTGCGGCAATCATCAGGATCATCGATGACGATTCCCTGCCTTTTGTCTCAATCCACACAGCTCCCAGCAGCAGTAGCAACAGTCTGACTTCGGGATTATCGAAATCCGGTGCGGCGCGGAAAAAGAATTCCAAGCTGAACCAACCGGGTAATGAACCAGGCACCGGTTCATCGCTCAAGATATTTGATCTATCTCTCAAGGGTTACAACAGCGGCACCCTTTTAGATCAACTCGGTTTGCACGACCTAAAGCAAGGTTCGAAGAATCAAGCAAGGGACGATGCCATGGAGGAGAATTCGGAAAACCACAAGGGTTCAGAGTGCGGCGCCGCTGACTCTGCAGATGCAGGCCCATGCAGCGTCACCAGTGATGAGACTGAGACTGCTACACCTACAGATTCACAGCAAACACCAATGAAGGCAGAAGATAGCGCTAACAGTGAAGCAATATCCGAAACCGTTCTGTCAGAATCACCTGCAGAACAACCCTGA